The Terriglobales bacterium genome includes the window CGCGCGCGCCTCGTTTGCGCAGCAGCCCGCGCCGGCCGAACACAAAGCCGAGCCCGCGCCGCAGCAAGCGGAAGGGCAGAAACCGGGACCGCAGAAGCACGAAGAAGGCAGGCCCGCCGAGGCCGGCGAACACAGGCAATCCCTCGGCAACGAGCTGGCGGAGGCGTCGAAGGAAGCCGCCGGGGAAGAGGGCGATCAGTTCAAGCAGTCGGCTTCCGTGCGCTGGTTCGCGCGCAAGACCGGCCTGGGCCCGAAGACCACGTACTGGATTTTCGTCGTGCTCAACTTCGCCATCCTGGCGGGCCTGGCCGTCTTCTTTCTGAAGTCGAAGTTGCCGGCTGCCATGCGCGCGCGCACTGCGGCCATCCGCCAGCAGATTGAGGAAGCACGCGCCGCCAGCGCCGAGGCGCGCTCCCGCCTGGCCGGCATCGAAGAGCGCCTGGCGAAGATCGACTCCGAGATCAGCTCCATGCGCTCCGCCGCCGAGGCCGAGGCGAAGAAGCAGGAAGAGCAGAGCGCCGCCGCCGCCGAGGAAGACAAGAAGCGCATCGTGGCCGCGGCGCGGCAGGAGATTGCCGGCGCCACCCGCGCCGCCCGCCAGGAGCTGAAGTCTTACGCCGCCCAGCTGGCGGTTGACCTGGCCGCGCGCAGCATCAACGTGGACGCGCACACCGACCGCGCCCTGGTGCACAACTTCGCCGAGCGCTTCGGAAAGGACGGGCAATAGTGGCGGCCGTCAGCCAGCGCTACGCGCGCGCATTCGCCGACGTGGTCGGCGGCATGCGCCTCGATGGCGATTCGGTGCAGCGCGAGATCGCCGCCGTGGCCGAGCTGCTCGACCAGAGCGTGGAACTGCGCCGCATCTGGCAGAACCCGGCGATTCCGGCGCAGCAGAAGGTTGCGCTGCTCGATGCCATTGCCTCGCGGATTACGCTATCGAAGCCGGTGCGCAACTTCGTCGCCGTGATCATCGGTCATCGCCGCATTTCACTGCTGCCCGACATCGAGCGTGAGCTGCGCGCCGAACTCGACCGCCGCTCCGGCATCACCGAGGCCGAAGTGGTCACCGCGCGCGAGCTGGGCGAAGACGAGCGCATGGTGCTGGAGCTGAACATCGCCGGCGAAACCGGCACGCGCGTGCGCGCCACCTATCGCGTGAACGCCGACCTGCTGGGCGGCGCCGTCGTCCGCGTGGGCAGCACGATTTACGACGGCTCGGTAAGAGGGCAGTTGCAGAAGATTAAGGAGAGGCTGACAGCGGGATAACGCGGCATTTAGCACTTGGCAATCAGCATTTAGCAGTCCAGTGCCGGAATGCTTCAGGGCCAAAGGCTGAGTGCTAAATGCTAAGTGCTAAGTACCCGAGCACCACGAAGGTTGAGCTAACAACGCTATGGCTGGCATCAAGGCAGACGAAATCACAAAACTGATCCGCGATCAGATCGAGCACTACGAATCCAAGATCGCGGTGGACGAAGTGGGCACGGTCATCTCGCTGGGCGACGGTATCGCGCGCGTGTACGGCCTCGACAAGGTCATGGCCGGCGAGCTGCTCTCGTTTCCGCACTCGGTGGCCGGCATCGCCATGAACCTGGAAGAAGACCAGGTGGGCTCGGTGCTGCTGGGCGACTACACCGAGATCAAGGAAGGCGACGAGGTGAAGCGCACCGGACGCATCATGAGCGTGCCGGTGGGCGAAGCCATGATCGGGCGCGTGGTGAACGCGCTCGGCCAGCCCATTGACGACAAGGGCTCCATCGCCACCGACCGGTTCAATCCCGTCGAGCGGCTGGCGCCGGGCGTCATTGACCGCCAGCCCGTGCGCGAGCCCATGGCCACCGGCCTGAAGGCCATCGACTCGATGATCCCCATCGGGCGCGGACAGCGTGAGCTGATCATCGGCGACCGCCAGACGGGAAAGACCGCCGTCGCCATCGATACCATTATCAACAGCAAGGGCAAGGACCTGATCTGCATCTACTGCGCCATCGGGCAGAAGCGCTCGTCGGTGGCGCAGGTGGTCAAAGTCCTTAGCGACTACGGCTGCATGGACTACACCATCGTGGTTTCGGC containing:
- a CDS encoding ATP synthase F0 subunit B; protein product: MKLRSTAQPTPHASGCLWRRAGISVVVLFALVGARASFAQQPAPAEHKAEPAPQQAEGQKPGPQKHEEGRPAEAGEHRQSLGNELAEASKEAAGEEGDQFKQSASVRWFARKTGLGPKTTYWIFVVLNFAILAGLAVFFLKSKLPAAMRARTAAIRQQIEEARAASAEARSRLAGIEERLAKIDSEISSMRSAAEAEAKKQEEQSAAAAEEDKKRIVAAARQEIAGATRAARQELKSYAAQLAVDLAARSINVDAHTDRALVHNFAERFGKDGQ
- the atpH gene encoding ATP synthase F1 subunit delta, whose product is MAAVSQRYARAFADVVGGMRLDGDSVQREIAAVAELLDQSVELRRIWQNPAIPAQQKVALLDAIASRITLSKPVRNFVAVIIGHRRISLLPDIERELRAELDRRSGITEAEVVTARELGEDERMVLELNIAGETGTRVRATYRVNADLLGGAVVRVGSTIYDGSVRGQLQKIKERLTAG